A DNA window from Gorilla gorilla gorilla isolate KB3781 chromosome 19, NHGRI_mGorGor1-v2.1_pri, whole genome shotgun sequence contains the following coding sequences:
- the LOC115932887 gene encoding putative POM121-like protein 1-like, whose protein sequence is MLPPPLELGYRVMAEDLHLEKEAAFQRINSAPHLEDKAISDCRPSRPSHTLSSLATGASGGPPVSKAPTMDAQQDRPKSQDCLGLVAPLASAAEVPSTAPVSGKKHRPGGPLFSSSDPLPATSTHYGDSAQVTSLISAPFTAASRDAGMRRTRPGMSAPAAAAAAPPSSTLNPTSGSLLNAVDGGPLHFSALATAAAGAQRSEVRYKQRSQTSRTRSCRKRNASSSSHSSTEGLPELKRRTGPASSRCQLAHSSSKTVREDGPQDVSSAHNRYEKKADTAPGQTLAPRGGSPRSQASRPRIDSAPHVEDEAISDCRPSRPSHTLSSLATGASGGPPVSKAPTMDAQQDRPKSQDCLGLVAPLASAAEVPSTAPVSGKKHRPPGPLFSSSDPLPPATSSHSRDSAQVTSMIPAPFTAASRDARMRRTRPGMSAPAAAAAAPPPSTLIARVRLLNAVDGSPSYFWASATAAAGAQRSEVRYKQRSQTSRTRSCPKRNASSSSHSSTEGLPELKRRTGPASSRCQLAHSSSKTVSEDGPQDVSSGHNRYEKKADTAPGQTLAPRGGSPRSQDSRPRIDSALHVEDKAISDCRPSRPSHTLSSLATGASGGPPVSKAPTMDAQQGRPKSQDCLGLVAPLASAAEVPSTAPVSGKKHRPAGPLFSSSDPLPATSSHSRDSAQVTSPIPAPFTPASRDAGMRRMFCVRNCLRGLGLFLLVFFVVVVVAYMGILQLLII, encoded by the coding sequence ATGCTGCCACCTCCCTTAGAGCTGGGGTATCGGGTCATGGCTGAAGACCTGCACCTGGAAAAAGAGGCGGCATTTCAGCGAATCAACAGTGCACCGCACCTTGAGGACAAGGCCATCTCGGACTGCAGACCCTCACGGCCTTCCCACACTTTGTCCTCACTTGCAACAGGGGCTTCGGGTGGGCCTCCCGTTTCTAAAGCACCCACTATGGATGCACAGCAGGACAGACCCAAGTCCCAAGACTGCCTGGGCCTAGTGGCCCCCCTAGCATCTGCTGCAGAGGTCCCCTCTACAGCGCCCGTGTCTGGGAAGAAGCACAGACCAGGAGGACCCCTGTTCTCCTCCTCAGATCCCCTTCCTGCCACCTCTACCCACTACGGGGACTCAGCCCAGGTCACCTCACTGATTTCTGCCCCCTTCACAGCTGCAAGCAGGGATGCCGGCATGAGAAGAACAAGGCCTGGCATGTCGGCTCCTGCAGCTGCCGCAgcagcccctccctcctccacaTTGAACCCCACGTCGGGGTCACTACTCAATGCAGTGGATGGAGGCCCCTTACATTTCTCGGCCTTAGCCACAGCTGCAGCAGGTGCCCAGAGGTCAGAAGTGAGATATAAGCAGAGATCCCAGACCTCCCGGACCAGATCGTGCCGCAAACGAAATGCCAGCTCGAGCTCCCACAGCTCTACGGAAGGCCTCCCGGAACTAAAGCGGAGGACGGGGCCAGCCTCATCCCGCTGCCAGCTGGCACACAGTTCCTCAAAGACAGTGAGGGAGGACGGACCTCAGGATGTCTCTTCGGCTCACAACCGCTATGAAAAGAAGGCAGATACAGCACCAGGGCAGACACTCGCCCCCAGGGGTGGCTCCCCCAGATCCCAGGCCTCCAGGCCCCGCATCGACAGTGCACCGCACGTTGAGGACGAGGCCATCTCGGACTGCAGACCCTCACGGCCTTCCCACACTTTGTCCTCACTTGCAACAGGGGCTTCGGGTGGGCCTCCTGTTTCTAAAGCACCCACTATGGATGCACAGCAGGACAGACCCAAGTCCCAAGACTGCCTGGGCCTAGTGGCCCCCCTAGCATCTGCTGCAGAGGTCCCCTCTACAGCTCCCGTGTCTGGGAAGAAGCACAGACCACCAGGACCCCTGTTCTCCTCCTCAGATCCCCTTCCTCCTGCCACCTCTTCCCACTCCCGGGACTCAGCCCAGGTCACCTCGATGATTCCTGCCCCCTTCACAGCTGCAAGCAGGGATGCCCGCATGAGAAGAACAAGGCCTGGCATGTCGGCTCCTGCAGCTGCCGCAGCAGCCCCTCCCCCCTCCACATTGATCGCCAGGGTGAGGTTACTAAATGCAGTGGATGGAAGCCCCTCATATTTCTGGGCCTCAGCCACAGCTGCAGCAGGTGCCCAGAGGTCAGAAGTGAGATATAAGCAGAGATCCCAGACCTCCCGGACCAGATCGTGCCCCAAACGAAATGCCAGCTCGAGCTCCCACAGCTCTACGGAAGGCCTCCCGGAACTAAAGCGGAGGACGGGGCCAGCCTCATCCCGCTGCCAGCTGGCACACAGTTCCTCAAAGACAGTGAGTGAGGACGGACCTCAGGATGTCTCTTCGGGTCACAACCGCTATGAAAAGAAGGCAGATACAGCACCAGGGCAGACACTCGCCCCCAGGGGTGGCTCCCCCAGATCCCAGGACTCTAGGCCCCGCATCGACAGTGCACTGCATGTTGAGGACAAGGCCATCTCGGACTGCAGACCCTCACGGCCTTCCCACACTTTGTCCTCACTTGCAACAGGGGCTTCGGGTGGGCCTCCCGTTTCTAAGGCACCCACTATGGATGCACAGCAGGGCAGACCCAAGTCCCAAGACTGCCTGGGCCTAGTGGCCCCCCTAGCATCTGCTGCAGAGGTCCCCTCTACAGCTCCCGTGTCTGGGAAGAAGCACAGACCAGCAGGACCCCTGTTCTCCTCCTCAGATCCCCTTCCTGCCACCTCTTCCCACTCCCGGGACTCAGCCCAGGTCACCTCGCCGATTCCTGCCCCCTTCACACCTGCAAGCAGGGATGCCGGCATGAGAAGAATGTTTTGTGTTCGAAATTGTTTGAGGggtttgggtttatttttgttggttttttttgttgttgttgttgttgcttacaTGGGCATCCTTCAGCTTTTAATAATCTGA